In Corynebacterium endometrii, one DNA window encodes the following:
- a CDS encoding GNAT family N-acetyltransferase, with amino-acid sequence MPEHTFELRRATESDRTYIARLNFLTEVYGDESKPLPPEASNWFPYYVDKWTPEGGAIIAWDGINPAGGVWLNWGTEAEHGFGHVEEGIPELAIAVEGRYKGQGLGTELLEAAAQLARELGAPGISLSVAHDNPRAARLYRHVGFVDVDEHSEHYVLVKRF; translated from the coding sequence ATGCCTGAACACACTTTTGAGCTTCGCCGCGCCACCGAATCTGACCGCACATACATTGCCCGTTTGAACTTCCTCACGGAGGTCTACGGCGACGAATCGAAGCCGCTGCCCCCAGAGGCTAGTAACTGGTTCCCGTACTACGTGGACAAGTGGACGCCGGAGGGCGGCGCCATCATCGCCTGGGACGGCATCAATCCGGCCGGTGGGGTGTGGCTTAATTGGGGCACCGAGGCGGAGCACGGCTTCGGCCATGTGGAAGAGGGCATCCCGGAACTCGCCATCGCCGTGGAGGGGCGGTACAAGGGCCAGGGTTTGGGCACCGAATTGCTGGAAGCCGCGGCGCAGCTGGCCCGTGAGCTGGGCGCGCCCGGCATCTCCTTGTCCGTGGCGCATGACAATCCGCGCGCGGCCCGCCTGTATCGCCATGTGGGTTTCGTGGACGTGGATGAGCATTCGGAGCATTACGTGTTGGTCAAGCGTTTCTAA
- a CDS encoding Ldh family oxidoreductase: protein MTRISRIELKELASGAMVRQGASEELARVLVDAADFAEARGKTPVGYAHLKDYVDAIRDGRCNPKPAPTVTRTAPGVWVIDADQGPQHLGFDRAFQGFVDGVRSQGMAMMSQHNALAGGQLAWYTERLASEGLVAFACVNSNALMAPGQNQPKVLGTNPLAYSIPHSKGVVTVDQAASNTAFVRLRQAADRGESIPEGWAVDAQGRPTTDAAAARDGALLPSGGYKGANIAFMVEFLATLSGARFAVDAPPFDSGPENTGIGFFLFAIDPAAVAGGAEADPESARAAFTSRISAYLQRMTGMGVRAPGSSRPAEGSRQPDSFDVDPQVLDELRALAD, encoded by the coding sequence ATGACACGCATTTCTCGCATTGAGCTCAAGGAACTGGCCAGCGGCGCGATGGTGCGCCAGGGTGCATCGGAGGAATTGGCCCGCGTGCTCGTGGACGCGGCGGACTTTGCGGAAGCGCGGGGCAAGACCCCGGTGGGATACGCGCACCTGAAGGACTACGTGGACGCCATTCGCGACGGGCGTTGCAATCCTAAGCCCGCACCCACCGTGACCCGCACCGCGCCGGGCGTGTGGGTCATTGACGCGGACCAGGGCCCGCAGCATCTGGGCTTCGACCGGGCGTTCCAGGGCTTCGTGGACGGCGTGCGCAGCCAGGGGATGGCGATGATGAGCCAGCATAACGCCCTGGCCGGCGGGCAGCTGGCCTGGTACACGGAGCGCCTTGCGTCCGAGGGCCTCGTCGCGTTTGCCTGCGTCAATTCCAACGCTTTGATGGCCCCCGGCCAGAACCAGCCCAAGGTCTTGGGCACCAACCCGCTGGCGTATTCCATCCCGCATTCCAAGGGAGTGGTGACCGTGGACCAGGCGGCGAGCAACACGGCCTTCGTCAGGCTCCGCCAGGCCGCCGATAGGGGCGAATCCATCCCGGAGGGCTGGGCCGTGGACGCCCAGGGGCGCCCCACCACGGATGCCGCAGCCGCGCGTGACGGCGCCCTCCTGCCGTCCGGCGGATACAAGGGCGCCAATATTGCCTTCATGGTGGAGTTTCTTGCCACGCTGTCTGGCGCACGCTTCGCCGTGGACGCCCCGCCGTTCGATTCCGGCCCGGAGAACACGGGCATTGGCTTTTTCCTCTTCGCCATTGATCCCGCCGCGGTAGCCGGCGGCGCCGAAGCCGACCCAGAATCCGCCCGCGCGGCCTTTACCTCACGCATCTCCGCCTACCTGCAGCGCATGACCGGCATGGGCGTGCGCGCGCCGGGCAGCTCCCGCCCGGCCGAGGGTTCTCGCCAGCCGGATTCCTTCGACGTTGACCCGCAGGTGCTCGACGAACTGCGCGCGCTGGCGGATTAG
- a CDS encoding ABC transporter ATP-binding protein produces MSPNPHHAPTRGADALAPASAGDIWRTLMSLPSAPGKGFFAAVAGALTVTVAFNTLGSTVLGRVVDIVGGMTVPVFGSGDAALKAALAFLLFAFVADAVGPRVANYFLDTQTRRWAVDLRAKALDTVLAAPVPAVMELGTGNVITRMSKDIDTPVTIMSMIGARLFMTLFMIPISAAMMALIHPAYLLIFALAGLLVVPQIKRTLQDLPPVANMVSSVEAKRNTVLLDTIRSMETLRQFKLGAWAHARMERHSWNTVQAWADKTPVIARIVGQGQLVYGVLLIGALALSVPMIQAGWVTPGQASAAVLLVVRLEIHVFNLLMFGGDIQHALTSLGRAVALTQLATDTAEEAPDLRQRQPDVVIEDLGYCYPGGAEVLHGIDLTLAGGTTTALVGTSGAGKSTLASLVAGLQYPTRGRILVGGVDTATVPNTWVTRHVALVTQEVHLFSGTLRDDLLLAAPGSNDPQLHAALAAVGLTPESATWQRWLPDGLDTLIGAGHEDIGADVAQQISLARMVLRQPPVLIMDEATSEAGSEHADTLDSAARAVARGRTSLVVAHRLDQAREADRIIVMEQGQIVEDGDHAGLMAAGGRYARAYAQWEKGQTA; encoded by the coding sequence ATGAGCCCTAACCCACACCACGCGCCCACCCGTGGCGCGGACGCGCTAGCCCCCGCCAGCGCCGGGGACATCTGGCGCACCCTGATGAGCCTGCCTTCCGCACCCGGCAAGGGATTCTTTGCCGCGGTGGCCGGCGCGCTGACCGTGACGGTGGCGTTTAATACCCTGGGTTCCACGGTATTGGGCCGGGTGGTAGACATTGTGGGCGGGATGACCGTGCCGGTCTTTGGCTCCGGTGACGCCGCGCTGAAGGCGGCCCTAGCGTTTTTGCTCTTCGCCTTCGTGGCGGACGCGGTGGGCCCGCGCGTGGCCAATTACTTCCTAGACACCCAGACCCGCCGGTGGGCGGTGGATCTTCGCGCCAAGGCGCTGGACACCGTGCTGGCCGCGCCCGTGCCCGCGGTCATGGAGTTGGGCACGGGCAACGTGATCACGCGCATGTCCAAGGACATTGATACGCCGGTGACGATTATGAGCATGATTGGCGCCCGCCTTTTCATGACGCTGTTTATGATCCCCATATCAGCGGCCATGATGGCGCTGATCCACCCCGCCTACCTGCTCATCTTCGCATTGGCCGGGCTGCTGGTGGTGCCCCAGATTAAACGCACTCTCCAAGACCTGCCGCCGGTGGCGAACATGGTCAGCTCCGTGGAGGCGAAACGCAACACGGTGCTGCTAGATACCATCCGCTCCATGGAGACCCTGCGCCAGTTCAAGCTGGGCGCGTGGGCGCACGCGCGCATGGAGCGCCATTCCTGGAACACGGTGCAGGCGTGGGCGGATAAAACCCCCGTCATCGCGCGCATTGTGGGCCAGGGCCAGCTGGTTTATGGCGTGCTTCTGATCGGCGCGTTGGCCCTGTCCGTCCCCATGATCCAGGCGGGCTGGGTCACCCCGGGGCAGGCCTCCGCGGCGGTGCTTTTGGTGGTGCGCCTCGAGATCCACGTGTTTAACCTGCTCATGTTTGGCGGCGATATCCAGCACGCACTGACCTCCTTGGGCCGCGCGGTGGCGCTAACGCAGCTTGCCACCGATACCGCCGAAGAGGCCCCCGACCTTCGCCAGCGCCAGCCGGACGTGGTGATTGAGGATCTAGGCTACTGCTACCCCGGCGGCGCCGAGGTACTCCACGGCATCGATCTGACCCTGGCCGGCGGCACCACCACCGCGCTGGTGGGCACCTCCGGTGCGGGCAAGTCCACGTTGGCTTCCCTGGTGGCGGGGCTGCAGTACCCCACCCGCGGGCGCATCCTGGTGGGCGGGGTGGATACCGCCACTGTGCCCAACACCTGGGTCACCCGCCACGTTGCGCTGGTCACCCAGGAGGTGCACCTCTTTAGCGGCACGCTGCGCGATGACTTGCTGCTGGCCGCCCCCGGCTCCAACGATCCACAGCTGCATGCGGCCCTGGCCGCCGTGGGCCTGACCCCGGAATCCGCCACGTGGCAGCGGTGGCTGCCGGACGGCCTGGACACGCTCATCGGCGCGGGCCATGAGGATATCGGCGCGGATGTGGCGCAGCAGATTTCCCTGGCCCGCATGGTCCTGCGCCAGCCGCCGGTGCTCATCATGGATGAGGCAACCTCGGAGGCCGGTTCCGAACACGCCGATACCCTCGACTCCGCCGCCCGCGCCGTGGCCCGCGGCCGCACCTCGTTGGTGGTGGCGCACCGCCTGGACCAGGCCCGCGAGGCGGACCGGATCATCGTCATGGAGCAGGGCCAGATTGTGGAGGACGGTGACCACGCCGGGCTGATGGCGGCGGGCGGGCGCTACGCCCGCGCCTATGCGCAGTGGGAGAAGGGGCAGACGGCCTAG
- a CDS encoding ATP-binding cassette domain-containing protein encodes MATTDQTSRRYRRMPTWAWYAPEEAPAPPQPPLTDRVAWSRPFTATWQLLTHGRVGVGNLLLWCVINAPLGAVSAAVIGWTTERVFNTPTLGALAVPVAALVGLLLVQFISEVTADGFTDMSQARTTHSLRLGLLDRLVGARTHGIAPGQILNTMDEDSHFIGELKQIFNFPVMMVGYLISSAITIMPMSIFVGAMTLLGAAVVTAVSFATARPLTKAASERRATASATLALATDVAQGNRVVKGLGAGAIVRERFAESSALTLAASLRETKWIVAMAIIRQTTPALWAFGLVAYAVWQTGAGALSTGQLMSIVFLVPPALNVLGYSLSFLTERWARGRASVERIGDLVDRLAAGEDGATGAPMPLNPGLTVLVPTSAEGRAEIARRVSAFRAHGALCPPHRVDVLEGTLADNLNPLGEVSPQQLDRALHAAACEDIVRRLGGGSGADLPESPIGEAGLNLSGGQRQRIALARALAADPEVLVLDEPTTGLDSITLGTVATRTARLRRGRTTVIVSSAPAWAAVADEVVEL; translated from the coding sequence ATGGCCACCACCGATCAGACCAGTAGGCGCTACCGACGCATGCCCACCTGGGCGTGGTACGCGCCGGAAGAAGCACCGGCACCGCCGCAACCCCCGCTCACGGACCGAGTGGCGTGGTCGCGGCCCTTCACGGCCACGTGGCAGCTGCTTACCCATGGCCGCGTGGGCGTGGGCAACCTCCTGCTGTGGTGCGTTATCAACGCGCCGCTTGGCGCGGTGAGCGCCGCAGTGATTGGCTGGACCACGGAGCGGGTGTTTAACACCCCAACCCTGGGCGCGCTGGCCGTTCCGGTCGCCGCGCTCGTTGGTCTCCTCCTCGTGCAGTTCATTTCGGAGGTCACCGCGGACGGCTTTACGGACATGTCCCAGGCCCGCACCACGCACTCGCTGCGCCTGGGCCTGCTGGATAGGCTTGTGGGCGCACGCACCCACGGGATTGCCCCGGGCCAGATCCTGAACACGATGGATGAGGATTCCCACTTCATCGGCGAGCTCAAGCAGATCTTCAATTTCCCCGTGATGATGGTGGGCTACCTGATAAGCTCCGCGATCACCATCATGCCCATGTCCATATTCGTGGGCGCGATGACGCTGCTCGGCGCCGCGGTGGTCACGGCGGTGAGCTTTGCAACGGCGCGGCCGTTGACGAAGGCGGCGTCGGAAAGAAGGGCCACCGCGTCTGCGACCCTGGCGCTCGCCACGGACGTGGCCCAGGGAAACCGCGTGGTCAAGGGCCTGGGCGCGGGAGCCATTGTGCGCGAACGCTTCGCCGAATCCTCCGCCCTCACCCTGGCGGCCTCCCTGCGGGAGACCAAGTGGATCGTGGCCATGGCCATCATCCGGCAGACCACGCCGGCGCTGTGGGCGTTCGGCCTGGTGGCCTACGCGGTGTGGCAGACGGGCGCGGGGGCCTTATCCACCGGCCAGCTGATGTCCATAGTCTTCCTGGTGCCGCCGGCGCTTAATGTGCTGGGCTATTCCCTGTCCTTCCTCACGGAGCGCTGGGCGCGCGGCAGGGCCTCAGTGGAGCGCATCGGTGACCTGGTGGACCGGCTGGCCGCCGGGGAGGATGGGGCCACGGGCGCCCCGATGCCGCTCAACCCAGGCCTGACCGTGCTGGTTCCCACCTCCGCCGAGGGCCGGGCGGAGATTGCCCGGCGCGTGTCAGCCTTCAGGGCCCACGGCGCGCTGTGCCCGCCGCACCGCGTGGACGTGCTGGAGGGCACGCTGGCGGACAACCTGAACCCGCTGGGGGAGGTATCCCCGCAGCAGCTGGACCGCGCGCTGCACGCCGCGGCGTGCGAGGACATTGTGCGCCGTCTCGGCGGCGGTAGCGGCGCGGACCTGCCGGAATCCCCCATCGGCGAGGCCGGGCTTAACCTCTCCGGCGGCCAGCGCCAGCGCATCGCCCTGGCCCGCGCCCTTGCCGCCGACCCCGAAGTCCTAGTGCTGGACGAACCCACCACGGGCCTGGATTCCATCACGCTGGGAACCGTGGCAACCCGCACCGCGCGCCTGCGCCGCGGCCGCACTACCGTAATCGTCTCCTCCGCGCCCGCCTGGGCCGCCGTGGCCGATGAGGTGGTGGAACTATGA
- a CDS encoding methylenetetrahydrofolate reductase produces MAPRVSASFPLDAVEDGAPGFGGLQQPDLEGAHRTALSFEVIPPRHDADEAKVAALLETLESYRPDYIAVTSSRRSGWLEGTTKFIELISRTTSMRPLAHLACTAGTRQELADDINRLVDAGVRGLLALRGDLPEGVRGLPETHLQHADELVRLIRGLEAGQAERFAAGSLAVGVACYPNGHVESANFDEDLDVLLAKQRVGANFAITQLFFDAGDYLKFAAQARLAGVKIPLIPGIMPVTSAARLKRMGQLSGLDVPESVVGRLEAARTPEEEKEIGMQLTAKLAQTVLAGGARSLHIYTHNSADVTRDLLDRIGIAPRV; encoded by the coding sequence ATGGCACCACGAGTTTCTGCCTCATTCCCATTGGATGCGGTCGAGGACGGCGCCCCAGGATTCGGGGGCCTCCAGCAGCCGGACCTGGAGGGCGCGCACCGCACCGCCCTGTCCTTCGAGGTCATCCCGCCGCGCCACGACGCGGACGAGGCAAAGGTTGCGGCCCTGCTAGAGACCCTCGAGTCCTACCGCCCGGACTACATAGCGGTGACCTCATCCCGCCGCTCCGGTTGGCTGGAGGGAACCACCAAGTTCATCGAGCTCATCTCCCGCACCACCTCTATGCGCCCGCTGGCGCACCTGGCCTGCACCGCCGGCACGCGCCAAGAGCTGGCCGATGACATTAACCGCCTGGTGGACGCCGGCGTGCGCGGCCTTTTGGCCCTGCGCGGCGATCTCCCGGAGGGCGTGCGCGGCCTGCCGGAGACTCACCTCCAGCACGCCGATGAGCTGGTCCGCCTCATCCGCGGGCTTGAAGCCGGTCAGGCGGAGCGCTTCGCCGCCGGTTCCCTGGCAGTGGGCGTGGCGTGCTACCCCAACGGCCACGTGGAGTCCGCCAACTTCGATGAGGACCTGGACGTGCTCCTCGCCAAGCAGCGCGTGGGCGCGAACTTCGCCATCACCCAGCTGTTCTTCGACGCCGGTGACTACCTCAAGTTCGCTGCCCAGGCCCGCCTGGCCGGCGTGAAGATTCCACTCATCCCCGGGATCATGCCCGTGACCTCGGCCGCGAGGCTCAAGCGGATGGGGCAGCTTTCGGGGCTGGACGTCCCGGAGAGCGTCGTCGGACGGCTGGAGGCGGCGCGGACGCCGGAGGAGGAAAAGGAAATTGGCATGCAGCTCACCGCCAAGCTGGCCCAAACCGTGCTGGCCGGCGGGGCCCGGTCCTTACACATCTACACGCACAACAGTGCGGATGTGACCCGGGATCTGCTGGACCGTATCGGCATCGCGCCGCGCGTTTAA
- the metE gene encoding 5-methyltetrahydropteroyltriglutamate--homocysteine S-methyltransferase has product MTQFTAAFPQATIEGYPRVGANRELKKALESYWHGRIDAESFASATHALRVDTYARLRDLGLDEDYAIPADVAYYDQVLETALTVGAVGGDAAEVSLDEEFALARGNKDRAPLEMTKWFDTNYHYIVPEIADDQAFVARPQRVIKLVEEAKAAGHKVRPYLVGPVTVLALSKQAEGATGAPLDRLDDLVASYVTVLEALADAGVEWIQLAEPATVADLTVANDAAIAEALTKAYTTILGAEKRPQVYLTTPYGSARKGLDAIAALKPEALQVDLSVGTLALDEGYADRVRETVPAETHLVAGIIDGRNVWAADLRKLRKLYEGFAEREGGVSVSTSVSLQHVPHTVEAETKLPVDVANWFSFANEKVTEVIALAGGESENAQAFSRADRAVRTRTESKRTHNDAVQSRVAALPEGEVKREPAFAERNAAQEALGLPQLPTTTIGSFPQTQEIRQARASHRNGGLTDEQYNEALKAEVKSVIELQENLGLDVLVHGEPERNDMVQYFAELLDGFVVTENGWVQSYGSRCTRPPIVVGDVSRPEPMTVEWAKYAQSLSDKHVKGMLTGPVTILAWSFIRDDVHQSVSADQIGVALADEVRDLEEAGIDIIQIDEPALRELLPLREEDRKAYLDWAVRAFRLVSLDAKPETQIHTHLCYSEFGQIIDAVAGLDADVTSIEAARSRMELLEDIDEKFHSEIGPGIYDIHSPRVPSVEEMEELIRAALKNVPAERLWINPDCGLKTRGYAETEESLRNMVEARNRVVAEL; this is encoded by the coding sequence ATGACTCAATTTACCGCCGCCTTTCCACAGGCCACCATCGAAGGCTACCCGCGCGTGGGGGCCAACCGCGAGCTGAAGAAGGCCCTGGAATCTTATTGGCACGGCCGCATCGACGCGGAGAGCTTCGCCTCCGCCACCCACGCGCTGCGCGTTGACACCTACGCCCGCCTGCGTGACCTGGGTCTGGATGAGGATTACGCCATCCCGGCCGACGTGGCCTACTACGACCAGGTGCTGGAGACGGCCCTGACCGTGGGCGCCGTTGGTGGGGACGCGGCCGAGGTCTCCCTCGACGAGGAGTTTGCGCTGGCCCGCGGCAATAAGGACCGCGCGCCGCTGGAGATGACCAAGTGGTTTGACACCAACTACCACTACATTGTCCCGGAAATCGCCGACGACCAGGCGTTTGTCGCCCGCCCGCAGCGCGTTATCAAGCTGGTCGAAGAGGCCAAGGCGGCAGGGCATAAGGTGCGCCCATACCTGGTGGGCCCAGTGACCGTGCTGGCCCTGTCCAAGCAGGCGGAGGGGGCAACCGGCGCGCCGCTGGACCGCCTCGATGACCTGGTAGCCTCCTACGTCACGGTGCTCGAGGCCCTGGCCGACGCCGGCGTGGAGTGGATCCAGCTCGCCGAGCCGGCCACCGTCGCGGACCTTACCGTCGCCAACGACGCGGCCATCGCCGAGGCGCTGACCAAGGCGTACACCACCATCCTTGGCGCGGAAAAGCGCCCGCAGGTGTACCTGACCACCCCATACGGCTCCGCGCGCAAGGGCCTGGACGCCATCGCGGCGCTCAAGCCGGAGGCGCTGCAGGTGGATCTGTCCGTGGGCACCCTGGCCCTGGACGAGGGTTACGCCGATCGCGTCCGTGAGACCGTCCCCGCCGAGACCCACCTGGTCGCCGGAATCATCGACGGCCGCAACGTCTGGGCCGCGGACTTGCGCAAATTGCGAAAGCTTTACGAAGGTTTCGCGGAGCGTGAGGGCGGGGTTTCCGTTTCCACCTCCGTATCCCTGCAGCACGTTCCCCACACGGTAGAGGCCGAAACCAAGCTGCCGGTCGACGTAGCCAACTGGTTCTCCTTCGCCAACGAGAAGGTCACCGAGGTCATCGCTCTGGCCGGCGGCGAGTCCGAGAATGCGCAAGCCTTCTCACGCGCTGATCGCGCCGTGCGCACCCGCACCGAGTCCAAGCGCACCCACAATGACGCCGTTCAGTCCCGCGTCGCCGCCCTGCCCGAGGGCGAGGTCAAGCGCGAGCCCGCGTTCGCGGAGCGGAACGCGGCCCAGGAGGCCCTGGGCCTGCCGCAGCTGCCGACCACCACCATCGGCTCCTTCCCGCAGACCCAGGAGATCCGCCAGGCGCGGGCCTCCCACCGCAACGGCGGGCTCACCGATGAGCAGTACAACGAGGCGCTCAAGGCTGAGGTCAAGTCCGTCATCGAGCTGCAGGAAAACCTCGGCCTCGACGTCCTGGTGCACGGCGAGCCGGAGCGCAATGACATGGTCCAGTACTTCGCCGAGCTGCTTGACGGCTTCGTGGTCACGGAGAACGGCTGGGTACAGTCTTACGGCTCCCGCTGCACTCGCCCACCAATCGTTGTGGGTGACGTCTCCCGTCCGGAGCCAATGACCGTGGAGTGGGCCAAGTACGCGCAATCCCTGTCCGACAAGCACGTCAAGGGCATGCTCACCGGCCCGGTCACCATCCTGGCGTGGTCCTTCATCCGCGACGACGTACACCAGTCCGTCTCCGCCGATCAGATTGGCGTGGCCCTCGCGGACGAGGTGCGCGACCTGGAGGAAGCCGGCATTGACATCATCCAAATCGACGAGCCGGCCCTGCGCGAACTCCTCCCGCTGCGCGAGGAGGACCGCAAGGCATACCTGGACTGGGCCGTGCGCGCCTTCCGCCTGGTGTCCCTGGACGCCAAGCCAGAGACCCAGATCCATACCCACCTGTGTTACTCCGAGTTTGGCCAGATCATCGACGCCGTGGCCGGCCTGGACGCGGACGTGACCTCCATCGAGGCCGCGCGCTCCCGCATGGAGCTGCTCGAGGATATCGATGAGAAGTTCCACTCCGAGATTGGCCCGGGCATTTACGATATCCACTCCCCACGCGTGCCATCCGTTGAGGAAATGGAGGAGCTCATCCGCGCCGCGCTCAAGAACGTGCCGGCCGAGCGCCTGTGGATCAACCCCGATTGCGGCCTGAAGACCCGCGGTTACGCGGAGACCGAAGAGTCCCTGCGCAACATGGTTGAGGCCCGTAACCGGGTGGTCGCGGAGCTCTAA
- a CDS encoding dihydroxyacetone kinase family protein, whose amino-acid sequence MSHSDTKSTAQHKSFRNDADAFLPEALSGFIASHPDATWHDAGFIGLDSAIETQDGQPAVALVSGGGSGHEPMHAGFLGQGMLAAVCPGLLFTSPNAVQVTEATKWADQGRGVVHIVKNYTGDVMNFTVARRYAEGVDTREVLVADDVATDKGDEDGPGRRGTGATIIVEKIAGAAAKRGDDLDAVADIATRTAEASRSMSVALGAGFLPTTGRETFDLDPGQMEVGVGIHGEPGVDNKDIESAADIVEDLLGTIIDKGSFTKGDRVICLVNGLGGATPLELSLLFGEANKYLAAKGITVARSMVGTYVTSVNMHGASITLTKVDDEMLALFDAPTAAPAWPHTLAGTKDTKPAEVTFEDRLPKGGEDNAWLTAFLERLQPAFDELTELDRRAGDGDFGQNMEAAFGSVQLPLRGGDSDVLRGLAQRMLVLAGGTSGAVYGVLFNELAAGLDNGSSTGEFAAALKSAVEAIAELGGAKRGDRTVLDALIPAAERAAELDASAPLGDSLAAIHEAAHAGALETRELDARKGRASYLGERSKGVADPGAIVASWLFGGSGKVSEFN is encoded by the coding sequence ATGTCACACAGCGATACCAAAAGCACCGCACAGCACAAGTCCTTCCGCAACGACGCGGACGCATTCCTTCCGGAGGCCCTGTCCGGATTCATTGCCTCCCACCCGGACGCCACGTGGCATGACGCGGGCTTTATTGGGTTAGACAGCGCCATCGAAACGCAGGACGGTCAACCGGCCGTGGCGTTAGTCTCAGGCGGCGGCTCCGGGCATGAGCCGATGCACGCCGGCTTCCTCGGCCAGGGCATGCTTGCGGCGGTGTGCCCCGGGTTGCTGTTTACCTCGCCCAACGCCGTGCAGGTAACGGAGGCCACCAAGTGGGCCGATCAGGGCAGGGGCGTGGTGCACATCGTGAAGAACTACACCGGTGACGTCATGAACTTCACCGTGGCCCGCAGGTACGCCGAGGGCGTAGACACCCGCGAGGTCCTCGTGGCCGATGACGTGGCCACGGACAAGGGGGACGAGGACGGCCCGGGCCGCCGCGGGACCGGCGCCACCATCATCGTGGAAAAGATCGCCGGCGCCGCCGCCAAGCGCGGCGATGACCTCGATGCCGTGGCTGACATCGCCACCCGCACCGCCGAGGCGTCCCGTTCCATGTCCGTGGCCCTAGGCGCCGGATTCCTGCCCACCACCGGCCGCGAGACCTTCGACCTGGATCCCGGCCAGATGGAGGTGGGCGTGGGCATCCACGGCGAGCCCGGCGTGGATAACAAGGACATCGAGTCCGCCGCGGACATCGTGGAGGACCTTTTGGGCACCATCATCGACAAAGGCTCCTTCACCAAGGGTGACCGGGTCATCTGCCTGGTCAACGGCCTGGGCGGCGCCACCCCGCTTGAGCTTTCTCTCCTGTTCGGCGAGGCCAATAAGTACCTGGCCGCCAAGGGCATTACGGTGGCGCGCTCCATGGTGGGCACGTATGTTACCTCGGTGAACATGCACGGCGCGTCCATCACGCTGACCAAGGTGGATGACGAGATGCTCGCCTTGTTCGACGCCCCCACCGCCGCGCCCGCCTGGCCCCACACCCTGGCCGGGACCAAGGACACCAAGCCGGCCGAGGTCACCTTCGAGGACCGCCTTCCGAAAGGGGGCGAGGACAACGCGTGGCTCACCGCATTCCTCGAGCGCCTGCAGCCCGCCTTCGATGAGCTGACCGAACTAGACCGCCGGGCCGGCGACGGCGACTTTGGCCAGAACATGGAGGCCGCCTTCGGCTCCGTCCAGCTCCCGCTCCGCGGCGGCGACTCGGACGTCCTGCGCGGGCTCGCCCAGCGCATGCTCGTCCTGGCCGGCGGCACCTCCGGCGCGGTCTACGGCGTGCTCTTCAACGAGCTGGCCGCGGGACTGGACAATGGGTCCTCGACCGGCGAGTTCGCCGCCGCGTTGAAATCCGCGGTCGAGGCCATCGCCGAACTCGGCGGCGCCAAGCGCGGTGACCGCACCGTCCTCGACGCGCTCATCCCGGCCGCCGAGAGGGCCGCCGAACTCGATGCGTCCGCCCCGCTGGGCGATTCCCTCGCGGCCATCCACGAGGCCGCCCACGCCGGCGCGCTTGAGACCCGCGAGCTCGACGCGAGGAAGGGCCGCGCCTCCTACCTCGGCGAACGCTCCAAGGGCGTGGCTGACCCGGGCGCTATCGTGGCCTCGTGGCTCTTCGGCGGCTCCGGGAAAGTCTCCGAGTTTAACTAG
- a CDS encoding HAD family hydrolase yields MITAKAVLFDLDGTLTDHERAMAQALDEWCVELGMPTGQHQRFRDIELKWFHRFERGEISHQDQRIGRTREFTGRTSISDAAATELFADYLAAYEKHWQAYPDAVACVQRALDAGLKVGILTNGRADMQAGKMRAGGVDLPGVELFATVDMGTPKPQPGAYHRACAALGVDPADTVMIGDNWPNDVAGARAAGLRAVYIPRDNLQDPATPPSAAAEAISSLDELTFRLG; encoded by the coding sequence ATGATTACGGCAAAGGCAGTCCTGTTCGATCTCGATGGCACGCTCACGGACCACGAGCGGGCCATGGCCCAGGCCCTGGACGAATGGTGCGTGGAGCTTGGCATGCCAACGGGGCAGCACCAGCGTTTCCGTGACATCGAGCTGAAATGGTTTCACCGCTTTGAGCGCGGGGAGATTTCCCACCAGGACCAGCGCATCGGCCGCACCCGTGAGTTCACCGGGCGCACCTCAATATCGGACGCCGCCGCCACGGAACTCTTCGCCGATTACCTCGCCGCCTACGAAAAGCACTGGCAGGCGTACCCGGACGCGGTGGCGTGCGTGCAGCGCGCGCTCGACGCGGGCCTTAAGGTGGGAATCCTGACCAACGGCCGGGCGGACATGCAGGCGGGCAAGATGCGGGCCGGCGGCGTGGACTTGCCGGGCGTGGAGCTGTTCGCCACGGTGGACATGGGCACCCCGAAGCCGCAGCCCGGCGCGTACCACCGGGCGTGCGCGGCGCTGGGCGTGGACCCGGCGGACACCGTGATGATCGGCGATAACTGGCCCAATGACGTGGCCGGCGCGCGGGCGGCGGGCCTTCGCGCGGTCTACATCCCGCGCGATAACCTCCAGGATCCTGCCACTCCCCCATCTGCGGCCGCGGAGGCAATCTCCTCCCTCGATGAGCTCACCTTCCGGCTCGGCTAG